One window of the Acetonema longum DSM 6540 genome contains the following:
- a CDS encoding ComF family protein, which translates to MLVFAPKKPSFCWRWLQACLDWIYPPRCPVCRRFMDVHGQWCPDCGPEAGPLRTLPLTGRRLEVLNAGYYLFAYEGTVRSLLRRLKFQSQRGAAAPLRWLLIQRVHWQEMPRYDLVVPVPLHPERLAERGFNQTELLFRPWADASGFCWQECLSRSRATQPQWQLSLEQRRQNIKDAFCLTRPGGTKAVESKHILLVDDIFTTGLTMDQCAAVLKQAGAASVTGLAFASGAENITFRLSLPDSRDSQHLST; encoded by the coding sequence ATGCTAGTGTTTGCCCCAAAGAAACCGTCCTTCTGTTGGAGGTGGCTGCAGGCTTGCCTGGACTGGATTTATCCGCCGCGCTGTCCGGTCTGCCGGCGGTTTATGGATGTACACGGTCAATGGTGCCCGGACTGCGGTCCGGAGGCCGGACCCCTGCGGACGCTTCCGCTGACGGGGCGACGGCTGGAGGTGCTGAATGCCGGGTATTATCTTTTCGCTTATGAGGGAACTGTGCGCAGCCTGCTGCGCCGGCTCAAATTCCAGTCTCAGCGGGGAGCGGCGGCGCCGTTGCGATGGCTTTTGATCCAGCGGGTTCACTGGCAAGAGATGCCACGTTATGATTTGGTTGTGCCGGTGCCGCTGCATCCGGAACGGCTGGCTGAACGGGGGTTCAATCAGACCGAGCTTTTGTTTCGGCCCTGGGCCGATGCCTCCGGTTTTTGCTGGCAGGAATGCCTTAGTCGCAGTCGGGCCACTCAGCCCCAGTGGCAGCTGTCTCTGGAGCAGCGGCGGCAAAATATAAAGGACGCGTTCTGCCTGACGCGTCCCGGGGGAACCAAAGCGGTGGAGAGCAAACATATTCTCCTGGTGGATGATATTTTTACCACCGGACTGACCATGGACCAATGCGCCGCAGTTCTGAAACAAGCCGGCGCAGCTTCGGTTACCGGCCTGGCCTTTGCCAGCGGCGCAGAAAATATTACCTTTCGGCTCTCTCTGCCTGACTCCCGGGATTCTCAGCATCTTTCGACATGA